A genomic stretch from Spongiibacter nanhainus includes:
- a CDS encoding HupE/UreJ family protein, translating into MMLRSLPVIAAILFGAVLALLSSAALAHKFAPALLELHQQSEQDYLLTWRTSVTDQRSAMPSWPSQCHERRDDAAKKAGATPLQYQGTAVIRQWALHCKTGLAGETLSWTPGEAGQTATLVRLVTLDSNAPQETLVMPGETSYTVPASQSGSNVVVQYLILGGKHILIGLDHLFFVAALLLLAGNWRTLLKTVTAFTVGHSITLALVSLKLIPQWSALIEFGIALTILVLALELAHRKKNASASLLSRYQWPVAGVFGLVHGLGFAGVLSELGLPKENLLSALFAFNVGIELGQLLFVAALAGCLLALRKLSSASYRPVTLTMVYAMGSVSVYWCLSRGVLLLG; encoded by the coding sequence ATGATGCTACGAAGCCTGCCAGTTATCGCCGCGATATTGTTTGGTGCCGTTCTCGCACTGCTAAGTTCTGCCGCGCTAGCTCATAAATTTGCTCCGGCGCTATTGGAGCTGCATCAGCAAAGCGAGCAGGACTACCTGCTGACCTGGCGAACCTCGGTAACGGATCAACGCTCCGCCATGCCAAGCTGGCCTAGCCAGTGCCATGAGCGTCGTGACGACGCCGCCAAGAAAGCGGGCGCGACTCCGCTTCAGTACCAGGGCACCGCCGTGATTCGCCAGTGGGCCCTGCACTGCAAAACCGGTTTAGCCGGAGAAACGCTGAGCTGGACACCGGGAGAAGCTGGGCAGACCGCAACGCTGGTTCGTCTTGTTACGCTGGATTCCAATGCTCCCCAAGAGACTCTGGTTATGCCGGGTGAAACCTCTTATACGGTGCCGGCGTCTCAATCTGGCAGCAATGTCGTTGTCCAGTATCTGATTCTTGGCGGCAAACATATTCTGATTGGCCTTGACCATTTATTCTTTGTCGCCGCCTTACTGTTACTGGCGGGTAACTGGCGAACCCTGCTTAAAACGGTAACGGCCTTTACTGTAGGACACAGCATCACACTGGCTTTAGTGAGTTTAAAGCTGATTCCTCAGTGGTCGGCGTTAATTGAATTTGGTATTGCACTGACGATATTGGTTTTGGCGCTGGAGTTGGCCCACCGAAAAAAAAATGCCTCTGCTTCGCTCTTGTCTCGATACCAGTGGCCGGTTGCCGGCGTGTTTGGCTTGGTGCACGGATTGGGCTTTGCCGGCGTGCTCAGTGAACTTGGGCTGCCCAAAGAGAATTTATTAAGCGCGTTATTTGCTTTCAATGTGGGTATCGAGTTGGGCCAGCTGCTGTTCGTGGCTGCGCTGGCTGGCTGCCTCTTGGCGCTGCGAAAATTGTCCTCCGCCAGCTATCGACCGGTTACCTTGACGATGGTCTATGCAATGGGCAGCGTGTCGGTGTATTGGTGTCTGAGTCGAGGGGTGCTCTTGCTTGGTTGA
- a CDS encoding SDR family oxidoreductase → MKLLSGKTALVAGASTGIGRATAKLFASQGANVVVVARREPELLSLVDEITALGGRAGVYVGDVVEENAAREMVEYAVSSFGGLNVAVNNAGMLGSSLPAEEVSLNEWLQVLNTNLTSAFLGAKYQVPAMRKSGGGSIVNVSSFVGYTVALPGMSAYSASKAGMVGLSKALAVECAADGIRVNALLPGGTDTPMGREASSTPEAIEFTKSIHAMKRLAQPEEVANSALYLASELSSFSTGTALLVEGGVSISKT, encoded by the coding sequence ATGAAATTGCTTAGTGGTAAGACAGCGCTGGTCGCCGGCGCGAGTACGGGGATTGGTCGGGCAACAGCCAAGTTGTTTGCGTCGCAGGGGGCGAATGTTGTTGTGGTGGCTCGGCGGGAACCGGAGTTGCTTAGTCTTGTCGATGAGATTACGGCCTTGGGCGGGCGCGCCGGGGTATATGTGGGTGATGTGGTTGAGGAGAATGCCGCCCGGGAAATGGTTGAATATGCGGTGTCGAGTTTTGGCGGGTTGAATGTCGCGGTAAACAATGCCGGTATGCTGGGCTCGTCACTTCCGGCAGAAGAAGTGTCTTTGAATGAGTGGCTGCAGGTATTAAATACCAACCTGACCAGTGCGTTTTTGGGAGCCAAATACCAAGTGCCGGCGATGCGGAAATCCGGCGGCGGCTCGATCGTCAATGTGTCTTCATTTGTCGGCTATACCGTGGCCTTGCCGGGTATGTCGGCGTATTCTGCCAGCAAGGCGGGTATGGTGGGGTTAAGCAAAGCGCTGGCTGTAGAGTGTGCTGCTGATGGCATCCGCGTGAATGCGCTATTGCCTGGAGGTACCGATACACCGATGGGGCGGGAAGCCTCGAGTACGCCAGAGGCCATTGAATTTACCAAGAGTATTCACGCGATGAAGCGTTTGGCGCAGCCGGAGGAAGTCGCCAATTCGGCGCTCTACCTTGCTTCTGAGCTGTCGAGCTTTTCTACAGGCACAGCCCTCTTGGTAGAGGGGGGCGTGTCAATTAGCAAGACCTAG
- a CDS encoding M28 family peptidase — MTTVFKLPRIFALSLLLSLLSGCGGDSQSQSASAGNDGSRDVLLPTEPMHPARLHNWVQELTSYEPRWAGYPEERLATEWLARALEDAGLETEIDPYSFRKWQLDDWQVQLIEDGVPTELDSFPMWSSKGGTGTAELVDVGLGTELELMAQDISGKAVVVTGRALLNVFATYPNTYHRAAELGAVAMFVSSDAPDNLIRPTSSGSNLLDDNAIPAFQLGAQDLARLRRAARDGGSISWQLDARHVNGTTHDVIGHLPGSGELDGTILVTAHYDAWFAGALDNATGVAGLIGLAEYFASLPQSERPRDMLFLGVTGHDAGYPYGGVNHWLEENRHRVDQLELFINLDHLAAKGEEHISTTGLIDMLGLVLERPGDEERALFTTAHPALIRKFMPHILKFTPLTVVLPTVPTVTANGDLEGAMGELGVPSVNLTMATPHYHTEEDTADRIPAEQLSRAVKAHRDFLLDVLPMTRDEIRSPL; from the coding sequence ATGACCACCGTATTCAAACTCCCCCGTATTTTCGCGCTGTCATTGTTGTTAAGCCTGCTCTCAGGCTGCGGCGGCGACAGCCAATCCCAATCCGCCAGCGCCGGTAACGACGGCAGCAGAGATGTGCTGCTTCCCACAGAGCCGATGCACCCCGCGCGCCTGCACAACTGGGTGCAGGAACTGACCAGCTACGAACCCCGCTGGGCGGGCTACCCGGAAGAGCGCCTGGCCACCGAGTGGCTGGCCAGGGCGCTAGAGGACGCCGGGTTGGAGACCGAAATCGACCCCTACAGCTTCCGAAAGTGGCAGCTGGACGACTGGCAGGTGCAGCTCATCGAGGACGGCGTTCCCACGGAGCTCGACAGCTTCCCCATGTGGTCAAGCAAAGGCGGCACCGGCACCGCCGAACTGGTTGATGTGGGACTGGGCACTGAGCTGGAACTGATGGCGCAGGACATCAGCGGTAAAGCCGTGGTCGTCACCGGGCGGGCCCTACTCAACGTGTTTGCGACCTATCCCAATACCTACCACCGGGCCGCCGAGTTGGGCGCGGTTGCCATGTTTGTCAGCTCTGACGCCCCCGATAACCTGATTCGCCCTACCAGTTCAGGCAGCAATTTGCTGGACGACAACGCCATTCCCGCATTCCAACTGGGAGCGCAGGACCTGGCGCGGCTTCGCCGGGCAGCTCGGGACGGCGGCTCGATTTCCTGGCAGCTGGACGCCCGGCACGTCAACGGCACCACGCACGATGTTATTGGCCACCTGCCCGGCTCTGGAGAATTGGACGGCACCATACTGGTCACCGCCCACTACGATGCTTGGTTCGCCGGCGCCCTGGACAACGCCACTGGCGTGGCCGGGCTAATTGGGCTGGCGGAATACTTTGCTTCGCTTCCACAATCCGAGCGACCGCGGGATATGCTGTTTCTTGGAGTCACCGGGCACGACGCCGGTTATCCGTACGGGGGCGTCAACCACTGGCTGGAGGAAAACCGACATCGGGTCGATCAGCTGGAGCTTTTTATAAACCTCGACCACCTGGCCGCCAAGGGCGAAGAGCATATCAGCACCACCGGGCTAATCGACATGCTGGGGCTGGTGCTGGAGCGCCCCGGCGACGAGGAACGCGCCCTCTTCACCACCGCGCATCCTGCCCTGATCCGGAAATTCATGCCCCATATTCTAAAATTCACACCGCTTACTGTCGTCCTGCCCACCGTACCCACGGTCACCGCAAACGGCGATCTGGAGGGAGCCATGGGCGAACTCGGAGTGCCCAGCGTCAACCTCACCATGGCCACGCCGCACTACCACACTGAAGAGGATACCGCCGATCGCATTCCCGCTGAGCAGCTTTCGCGGGCGGTAAAAGCCCACCGGGATTTTCTGTTGGATGTATTACCGATGACACGAGATGAGATAAGATCTCCGCTTTAA
- a CDS encoding peptidyl-prolyl cis-trans isomerase, protein MKALLRKPLVHFLMLGGLLFAADAWLQWRDSYRISAPTQADVDQRLAEWVKQTRLPVDAATRQQAYEAQLTDTILFQEALRQQLHLRDPLVIQRLLRDADFLGIPGTDSEKLERAYQLRLYEGDEVIRRQLIKRVEEIGRHQFGAAGEPSETELKQVYRQHSPRWQREQQITLEHIFFSADQGEVRARAHRAKADLQSGNTISGDPFLQGFKFMVETPAELDRRMGHGFANAVLKAHQITSSNEDSAEQWLGPIPSAFGQHLVRVHEVQSAYQQSYESVREEVKELWRQERERAALSAYIEKLKARYQVVSL, encoded by the coding sequence ATGAAGGCATTGCTGCGTAAGCCCTTAGTGCACTTCCTGATGCTGGGCGGCTTGTTGTTTGCCGCTGATGCCTGGCTGCAATGGCGGGACTCTTACCGGATTTCTGCTCCGACTCAGGCTGACGTCGATCAGCGCCTGGCGGAGTGGGTGAAGCAAACGCGACTCCCAGTGGATGCGGCGACCCGCCAACAAGCTTACGAGGCCCAGCTGACCGATACCATCCTATTTCAGGAAGCGTTGCGCCAGCAGCTGCACCTTAGAGATCCCTTAGTTATACAGCGCTTGCTGCGTGATGCCGATTTTCTCGGCATTCCCGGCACCGACAGCGAAAAGCTGGAGCGCGCCTATCAGCTGCGCCTCTACGAGGGTGACGAAGTCATTCGCCGCCAGTTGATTAAGCGGGTTGAGGAGATCGGTCGCCATCAGTTCGGGGCTGCTGGCGAGCCCAGTGAGACCGAGCTCAAGCAGGTCTATCGCCAGCATTCCCCGCGCTGGCAGCGAGAACAGCAAATTACCCTGGAGCATATTTTCTTCAGTGCCGATCAGGGCGAAGTGCGGGCTCGCGCCCACCGAGCCAAAGCGGATCTGCAATCTGGCAATACCATCTCCGGCGACCCTTTTTTGCAGGGCTTTAAATTTATGGTAGAGACGCCGGCAGAATTGGACCGCCGCATGGGGCATGGTTTTGCCAATGCGGTATTAAAGGCCCATCAAATTACCTCGAGCAACGAAGATAGCGCAGAGCAATGGCTGGGCCCCATTCCCTCAGCCTTCGGCCAGCACCTGGTGAGAGTGCATGAGGTTCAGTCCGCTTACCAGCAGTCTTACGAGTCGGTGCGCGAAGAGGTCAAAGAACTTTGGCGGCAAGAGCGAGAGCGAGCCGCCTTGTCCGCCTATATCGAAAAGCTCAAGGCTCGCTATCAAGTGGTGAGTTTATGA
- a CDS encoding TonB-dependent receptor has product MNKAILMASLCAACSLTLAQESGPQGREKKRRDYIEEVIVTATKKAESIQDVPLSVSVLSGERMKNTSIESFEDVSQASPNTDINMTPGYVQVGMRGLNSPINDGMEQSVGFYVDGVYYGKTAFLQDAFLDLQRVELLKGPQGTLFGKNTVAGAINVTTASPDYEPAASVTYTAGDLDTRQADVMVNLPLVADRLALRVAATSSSRDGYVKNVLRGGDEKSVDKDGIRAKLLFDINDRISTELTHYRGSSADTGQGWEPFVLQGAGLLVHSLFDPNLEDRFDYRSHTNSDNRNRFETELTNWLTNWDLGEHTLTFIASRAESDEVLYLDADTASAPVADWFRDFQYEQNMLELRLASGPGKVEYLIGVFGFWSETQQAGDLRMLPEGPLSGLVGPALETLLGLGNLLTSPLLSPVDALLNSLTTDALIQNYQLDTRTTALFSQVTWHLSERLSLVGGLRASQETKEVFLDQDYEATGLLLQAAFGVSEYTLDASRDESNVAPKLALKYAVGDDDMLYASYAEGFKAGGYNPLARNPSEAEFDQEYAQAYELGYKMTALEGALVVNSALYLTQFEDMQIQAFIGNGFLVSNAAEATTQGLEVDVNYQPFAGTSLFASMGIADATFDEFKDGPCQAGSQQETCDLSGERLPRSSEYSANLGGTFVYPLFDNSAALFLGADVSWRSDLFFDLDVDPIDSQDAYHLINLHVGIIDPDQRWKFLVHAKNLQDRKVRRFTADLPIFDGSHMGFLMPPRIITADINYTF; this is encoded by the coding sequence ATGAATAAAGCTATCCTTATGGCATCGCTATGCGCTGCCTGCTCCCTCACCCTCGCCCAGGAATCCGGCCCTCAAGGGCGCGAAAAGAAGCGCCGCGACTATATCGAGGAGGTTATCGTCACCGCCACGAAAAAAGCCGAATCCATCCAGGATGTACCGCTGTCGGTCTCGGTGCTGAGTGGCGAGCGGATGAAGAACACCAGCATTGAGTCCTTTGAGGATGTGTCCCAGGCCAGCCCCAACACCGACATCAACATGACGCCAGGCTACGTGCAGGTGGGTATGCGGGGGCTGAACTCCCCCATCAACGACGGCATGGAGCAGTCGGTCGGCTTTTATGTCGACGGCGTGTACTACGGTAAAACGGCGTTCTTGCAGGATGCCTTCTTGGACTTGCAGCGGGTAGAACTGCTCAAGGGCCCCCAGGGCACCCTGTTTGGTAAGAATACCGTGGCCGGTGCAATCAACGTCACCACGGCATCACCCGATTATGAACCGGCGGCCTCAGTAACGTATACCGCCGGTGATCTGGATACTCGTCAGGCCGATGTGATGGTGAACTTGCCGCTGGTGGCAGATCGACTGGCGCTGAGAGTTGCCGCAACCAGCAGCTCCCGGGACGGCTACGTCAAAAATGTGTTGCGCGGTGGCGATGAGAAGAGCGTCGATAAGGACGGCATTCGCGCCAAGTTACTTTTCGATATCAACGACCGCATTAGCACCGAGCTCACCCATTACCGAGGTAGCTCCGCCGATACCGGCCAGGGTTGGGAGCCCTTTGTATTGCAGGGCGCGGGGCTGTTGGTCCACAGCCTCTTTGACCCAAACCTCGAAGATCGATTTGACTACCGCAGTCACACTAACTCAGATAACCGCAACCGCTTTGAGACCGAACTCACCAATTGGCTGACTAACTGGGACCTCGGGGAGCACACTCTCACTTTTATCGCCAGTCGTGCAGAAAGTGATGAAGTGCTATACCTGGATGCCGATACTGCCTCCGCGCCAGTGGCAGACTGGTTTAGAGACTTTCAATACGAACAGAATATGCTGGAGCTGCGCTTGGCCTCAGGCCCCGGCAAAGTCGAATACCTAATCGGTGTGTTTGGTTTTTGGTCCGAGACTCAGCAGGCGGGCGATCTGCGAATGCTGCCGGAAGGTCCGCTATCGGGGTTGGTAGGGCCGGCGTTGGAGACCTTGTTGGGTTTGGGGAACTTGTTGACCAGCCCCTTGTTGAGCCCTGTGGATGCGCTGCTTAACTCGCTTACCACAGACGCCCTGATACAAAACTACCAACTGGATACCCGCACCACCGCACTGTTCTCCCAGGTGACCTGGCATCTTTCCGAGCGGCTGAGCCTGGTGGGCGGCCTGCGGGCCTCTCAGGAAACCAAGGAGGTATTCCTGGACCAGGACTACGAAGCCACTGGGTTGTTATTGCAGGCAGCCTTTGGCGTGTCTGAATATACCCTCGACGCCAGTCGGGATGAGTCCAACGTGGCGCCAAAGTTAGCCTTGAAATATGCCGTGGGTGATGACGACATGCTCTATGCCAGCTATGCCGAGGGCTTTAAAGCGGGGGGCTACAATCCGCTGGCCCGCAACCCCAGTGAGGCCGAGTTTGACCAGGAGTACGCCCAGGCCTACGAGTTGGGTTACAAAATGACGGCCCTTGAAGGGGCGCTGGTGGTGAACTCCGCTCTCTACCTTACCCAGTTTGAGGACATGCAAATTCAGGCCTTTATCGGCAATGGCTTTTTGGTAAGCAACGCGGCGGAGGCCACCACCCAGGGGCTGGAAGTGGATGTCAATTACCAGCCTTTTGCCGGTACCTCGCTGTTTGCCAGCATGGGTATTGCCGATGCCACCTTTGACGAGTTTAAGGATGGACCGTGTCAGGCGGGCTCCCAGCAGGAAACCTGTGATCTTAGCGGTGAGCGCTTGCCGCGATCATCGGAGTACAGTGCCAATCTCGGCGGCACCTTTGTCTATCCGCTTTTCGATAACAGTGCGGCACTGTTTTTGGGGGCTGATGTGAGTTGGCGGAGTGATTTATTCTTTGATTTAGACGTCGACCCGATTGACTCCCAGGACGCCTACCACCTGATCAATTTGCATGTGGGTATCATCGACCCCGATCAGCGCTGGAAGTTTTTAGTCCACGCGAAAAACCTCCAGGATAGAAAGGTTCGGCGCTTTACCGCCGACCTGCCGATCTTTGACGGCTCCCATATGGGCTTCTTGATGCCACCCAGGATTATCACTGCCGATATCAACTATACTTTCTAG
- a CDS encoding SDR family oxidoreductase, producing MQELFSVSDKVAVVTGGSSGIGAMIAKGFLEGGARVYITARKEAQLLAARDQLAQFGDCRAIVSDLSSLDGIAALTEKLQEQEGGIDILVNNAGATWGESIEAFSENGWDKVMDLNVKSPFFLVKSLLPMLKTKAEPSAPAKVINIASVHGLRYSHMENYSYTASKSAVLQLTQHLAARLAQEHINVNAIAPGFFPSKMTAFMQQAGESEEDNPFVQGIPMKRMGKGDDIAAAAIYLASRGSNYVTGATLTVDGGVVASA from the coding sequence ATGCAAGAGTTGTTTTCAGTCAGTGATAAAGTCGCAGTGGTTACCGGCGGCTCCAGCGGTATCGGTGCAATGATTGCCAAGGGCTTTCTGGAAGGGGGCGCGCGGGTCTATATCACTGCCCGCAAGGAGGCCCAGCTGCTGGCAGCTCGGGATCAGTTGGCCCAGTTTGGCGACTGCCGGGCAATCGTGTCGGACTTGTCCAGTCTCGACGGCATCGCGGCACTGACGGAAAAACTCCAGGAGCAAGAGGGCGGCATCGATATTCTGGTGAACAATGCCGGCGCCACCTGGGGCGAGTCGATTGAGGCCTTTAGCGAAAATGGCTGGGACAAAGTCATGGATCTGAACGTAAAGTCGCCCTTCTTTTTGGTCAAAAGCCTTTTGCCCATGCTTAAAACCAAGGCGGAGCCGAGCGCCCCGGCCAAGGTGATCAATATTGCCTCGGTACATGGCCTGCGCTACTCCCACATGGAGAATTACTCCTACACAGCCAGCAAGTCTGCGGTACTGCAACTCACCCAGCACCTGGCGGCCCGCCTTGCCCAGGAGCATATCAACGTCAATGCCATTGCCCCGGGCTTCTTTCCTTCAAAGATGACGGCCTTTATGCAGCAGGCAGGGGAGAGTGAGGAGGACAACCCCTTCGTTCAAGGCATTCCCATGAAAAGGATGGGGAAGGGCGACGATATTGCTGCCGCCGCTATTTACCTTGCCTCCCGAGGATCGAATTATGTGACCGGCGCCACCCTGACCGTGGACGGTGGCGTGGTAGCCAGCGCCTAG
- a CDS encoding TetR/AcrR family transcriptional regulator, with translation MPSTSSSQDSKQDTRLSHSDFVLEAFAIIAETGSYEQVTIDNLCRRLKVSKGSFYWHFKNRAAMIDSVVEAWSGRLHQNIYGDIEKDAKGNASASIRQIVTVWQTSNIAAIDRVMRNWACKDERVSEAVAKADLLILGYLKDKFIALGIDPIEAHRRARLLIAIGIAQPQLTHLPHPTSATEELAWAVNTLLPLNGD, from the coding sequence ATGCCCAGCACATCTTCCAGCCAAGACAGCAAACAGGATACCCGGCTCTCCCACAGCGACTTTGTGCTGGAGGCCTTTGCCATTATCGCGGAGACCGGCAGCTATGAGCAGGTCACCATCGACAACCTGTGCCGACGCCTCAAGGTCTCAAAGGGGAGCTTTTACTGGCACTTTAAAAACCGCGCTGCCATGATCGACTCGGTAGTGGAGGCCTGGTCTGGACGCTTGCACCAAAACATCTATGGCGATATCGAGAAAGACGCCAAGGGCAATGCCAGTGCCAGCATTCGTCAAATTGTGACGGTGTGGCAGACTTCCAACATCGCCGCAATTGACCGAGTCATGCGCAATTGGGCCTGCAAAGACGAGCGCGTCAGCGAGGCGGTCGCCAAGGCGGATTTGCTGATTCTGGGCTACCTTAAAGACAAATTTATTGCTCTTGGTATCGACCCCATCGAAGCTCATCGCCGCGCGCGACTATTGATCGCCATCGGTATTGCCCAACCCCAACTCACCCATTTGCCGCATCCCACTTCAGCCACCGAGGAGTTAGCATGGGCAGTGAATACTCTACTGCCACTTAATGGTGACTAA
- a CDS encoding helix-turn-helix domain-containing protein: protein MASSQTHNNDKIAHPAEAGVTIYYWPCSLVLLAPSLLLDRPASPLCATLRIACNEPYTIEVEGKTLQTRASLVAPRAGRKRVTAVNSDIALFYIPIDMPEYAALKNKLGEQKIIDLPFDDVATFVPTIRKAMVETLSRDAIKGLVKDVVRAIAGEVDAARMPLDNRIVRARAILDDTPLNEVRLESLAEQVHLSPSRLRELFKKQTGFTIGQYARWRAVWRGALLWQRGMKFTDLALEAGFHDLAHVDRAFNEVFGMNPSKVIDADYVRLVNCE from the coding sequence ATGGCTTCATCGCAAACCCATAATAACGACAAGATTGCGCACCCTGCGGAAGCGGGCGTTACCATTTATTACTGGCCGTGCAGCCTGGTGTTGCTCGCGCCGTCGCTGTTGCTGGACCGTCCCGCCAGCCCTCTTTGCGCTACCCTAAGAATTGCCTGTAACGAGCCCTACACAATTGAAGTGGAGGGTAAAACCCTCCAGACCCGCGCCTCGTTGGTGGCGCCACGCGCCGGGCGTAAACGTGTAACGGCGGTGAACAGTGATATCGCGCTGTTTTATATTCCCATCGATATGCCCGAGTATGCCGCGCTAAAGAACAAGCTCGGAGAACAGAAGATTATCGATCTGCCCTTTGATGATGTGGCGACATTTGTGCCGACTATCAGAAAAGCCATGGTCGAAACTCTGTCACGAGACGCTATTAAGGGGCTGGTCAAAGACGTGGTCAGAGCGATCGCCGGCGAAGTCGATGCTGCCAGAATGCCCTTGGACAATCGCATCGTTCGGGCCAGAGCAATACTGGATGACACCCCCCTTAACGAGGTCCGGCTGGAGTCCCTCGCCGAGCAAGTGCACCTGTCTCCGTCGCGGCTGCGAGAACTGTTTAAAAAGCAGACAGGGTTTACTATTGGTCAATATGCCCGCTGGCGTGCGGTGTGGCGCGGGGCGCTGTTGTGGCAGCGCGGGATGAAGTTTACTGATCTGGCCCTGGAGGCCGGCTTCCATGATCTGGCTCACGTTGACCGGGCATTTAATGAAGTCTTCGGTATGAATCCCTCCAAGGTAATTGATGCAGATTATGTGAGGCTGGTGAATTGCGAATAG
- a CDS encoding lipase family protein has product MNKHLMIGLFLLLAACGGDDGGISGNDALPTPTQPEREGPPPLIPDTPQAEVPPISAKGWQFFEPGTLVEAHPVNDFLRLSGAAHTVFVRYTTVDVHGNLTLASGLVMLPEQPQFAQGEWPLVVYGHMTTGVADACAPSHASADSTELQKMQQGDEIARQLLSRGVVVARPDYEGLGEPGPHPYLRGDSLAQAMRDMASAVASHWDKVGDYWVAAGHSEGGVAALNSGSRLHPEARDLTLVGVVSVTPVTQLENLVLIAEALPITGLGINEAVALAALVAHGIATVDPDFKRLLLEEGGLSERALALWPDLERLCLGDLSRPESWGGLPPNQLKGPKGDEAAAEIRRALAADDVRHLPMRFDVPIRIDVGIFDLVAHLPYAEQLVASYRDNGYDVDYYRWPAAHSPTADMAAGSIADWIIERFY; this is encoded by the coding sequence ATGAATAAGCACCTAATGATAGGCCTGTTTCTGCTGCTGGCCGCCTGTGGTGGCGACGATGGCGGAATCTCTGGCAACGATGCTTTGCCAACACCGACACAACCCGAGCGGGAAGGCCCCCCGCCATTGATTCCCGATACTCCTCAGGCGGAAGTCCCGCCAATTTCTGCCAAAGGCTGGCAATTCTTCGAGCCTGGTACTCTGGTCGAAGCCCACCCAGTCAATGACTTCCTCCGCCTCTCGGGCGCGGCACATACGGTGTTCGTGCGTTACACCACCGTTGATGTCCACGGCAATCTAACACTGGCATCAGGGTTGGTAATGCTTCCCGAGCAGCCGCAATTCGCTCAGGGCGAATGGCCACTAGTAGTCTACGGCCATATGACAACAGGGGTCGCCGATGCCTGTGCCCCCTCCCATGCCTCAGCCGACTCGACCGAGTTGCAGAAAATGCAGCAGGGCGACGAGATCGCCCGCCAGCTGCTGAGCCGCGGCGTGGTCGTTGCCCGCCCCGATTATGAAGGGCTTGGCGAGCCGGGCCCCCACCCCTACCTTCGCGGCGACTCACTGGCCCAAGCCATGCGCGACATGGCCTCGGCGGTGGCGAGCCACTGGGACAAAGTGGGCGATTACTGGGTGGCAGCGGGACACTCTGAAGGTGGAGTCGCTGCACTCAACAGTGGCAGCCGCTTGCATCCCGAAGCCCGCGACCTAACGCTGGTGGGCGTGGTCTCTGTCACTCCGGTGACCCAATTGGAAAATCTGGTGCTGATCGCCGAAGCGCTGCCCATCACTGGTTTGGGCATTAACGAAGCCGTCGCTCTGGCGGCGTTGGTGGCTCACGGCATTGCAACCGTCGACCCGGATTTCAAACGCTTACTGCTAGAGGAAGGTGGCCTGTCGGAGCGGGCGCTGGCGCTCTGGCCGGATTTAGAGCGCCTGTGTCTGGGGGATTTGTCGCGCCCTGAATCCTGGGGTGGACTGCCTCCCAACCAGCTTAAAGGCCCCAAAGGGGACGAAGCTGCCGCGGAAATACGCCGCGCCCTGGCTGCCGATGATGTGCGTCATTTACCCATGCGCTTCGATGTCCCCATTCGCATTGATGTTGGCATTTTCGATCTGGTTGCCCACCTGCCCTATGCCGAGCAATTGGTAGCCAGTTACCGCGACAACGGCTACGACGTCGACTACTACCGTTGGCCCGCCGCCCATTCGCCCACCGCAGATATGGCTGCAGGCTCCATCGCCGACTGGATTATCGAGAGATTTTATTAA